One region of Anaeromyxobacter paludicola genomic DNA includes:
- the ureG gene encoding urease accessory protein UreG yields MHLHAGHDHPAAPGTFGGRAPPLHRDLSARAFTVGVGGPVGSGKTALVLALCRRLRDALSLAVVTNDIFTREDAEFLTRNEALPPERIRAVETGGCPHAAIREDVTANLLALEALTREHRPDLLFIESGGDNLAAHFSRELADFTVYVIDVAGGDKVPRKGGPGITQSDLLVVNKTDLAPAVGADLGVMDRDARRMRGEGPFVFAQVTRGPGVEEIAAAVLHAWQHALGRAH; encoded by the coding sequence ATGCACCTGCACGCTGGCCACGATCACCCCGCCGCCCCCGGCACCTTCGGCGGCCGCGCCCCGCCGCTCCACCGCGACCTCTCCGCCCGCGCCTTCACGGTCGGCGTCGGCGGCCCGGTCGGGAGCGGCAAGACCGCCCTGGTCCTCGCCCTCTGCCGGCGGCTGCGCGACGCGCTCTCGCTCGCCGTGGTGACGAACGACATCTTCACCCGCGAGGACGCCGAGTTCCTCACCCGCAACGAGGCGCTGCCCCCGGAGCGGATCCGGGCGGTGGAGACCGGCGGCTGCCCGCACGCGGCCATCCGCGAGGACGTGACCGCGAACCTGCTCGCCCTCGAGGCGCTGACGCGGGAGCACCGGCCCGACCTGCTCTTCATCGAGTCGGGGGGCGACAACCTCGCCGCCCACTTCAGCCGGGAGCTGGCCGACTTCACCGTGTACGTCATCGACGTGGCGGGCGGGGACAAGGTGCCGCGCAAGGGCGGGCCGGGGATCACCCAGTCCGACCTCCTCGTCGTCAACAAGACCGACCTCGCGCCCGCCGTCGGCGCGGACCTCGGCGTCATGGACCGCGACGCCCGCCGCATGCGCGGCGAGGGGCCGTTCGTCTTCGCCCAGGTGACCCGCGGGCCGGGGGTGGAGGAGATCGCGGCGGCGGTGCTGCACGCCTGGCAGCACGCGCTCGGGCGGGCGCACTGA
- a CDS encoding urease accessory protein UreD: MTHSDVIAFDNPAPSTPSVRALPAPAAAACLGAEHPEAVAAMVGAGTGRIEAGLSDGATALLDAHAAAPLHLLVPRRRGAAVWAFTSSLGGGLVAGDRVRLSVEVGPGATLFLGTQSVAKVYRSPGPTAEQVLAAEAGDGALLASLPDPLCCFAGARLRQRQSFRLAPGASLVALDALASGRAARGERWAFSRVESRLEVWRGGALAIADALLLEDLPGAPLAARMGRLDAVASAVALGPRAARAAAALVAAARAADPADGLLGSVAEVPGGVVARFGAEDRGRLAALLARCLSPLGAELGGDPLQRKW, from the coding sequence TTGACCCATTCAGACGTGATCGCCTTCGACAACCCCGCCCCATCCACACCCTCGGTCCGGGCGCTGCCCGCGCCGGCGGCAGCCGCCTGCCTGGGCGCCGAGCACCCCGAAGCGGTTGCCGCGATGGTTGGAGCGGGCACCGGCCGGATCGAGGCGGGGCTCTCCGACGGCGCGACCGCGCTGCTCGACGCGCACGCCGCGGCGCCGCTCCACCTGCTCGTCCCGCGGCGGCGCGGGGCCGCCGTCTGGGCCTTCACCTCCAGCCTCGGCGGCGGCCTCGTGGCCGGAGACCGGGTGCGGCTCTCGGTGGAGGTGGGGCCCGGCGCGACCCTCTTCCTCGGCACGCAGTCGGTCGCGAAGGTGTACCGCTCCCCCGGCCCGACGGCGGAGCAGGTGCTCGCCGCCGAGGCCGGCGACGGCGCCCTGCTCGCGTCCCTGCCCGACCCGCTCTGCTGCTTCGCCGGCGCCCGGCTCCGGCAGCGCCAGTCCTTCCGCCTCGCGCCCGGCGCGAGCCTGGTCGCGCTCGACGCGCTCGCCTCCGGCCGGGCCGCCCGCGGCGAGCGCTGGGCCTTCTCCCGCGTCGAGAGCCGGCTCGAGGTCTGGCGCGGCGGCGCCCTCGCGATCGCGGACGCGCTCCTGCTCGAGGACCTGCCGGGCGCGCCGCTGGCCGCGCGGATGGGGCGGCTCGACGCGGTCGCGTCCGCCGTCGCCCTCGGGCCGCGCGCCGCCCGCGCCGCCGCCGCCCTCGTCGCGGCCGCCCGCGCCGCCGATCCGGCGGACGGGCTCCTCGGGTCGGTCGCCGAGGTCCCGGGCGGCGTGGTGGCCCGGTTCGGGGCCGAGGACCGCGGCCGGCTCGCGGCGCTCCTCGCCCGCTGCCTCTCCCCGCTCGGCGCCGAGCTCGGCGGCGACCCGCTCCAGCGCAAGTGGTGA
- a CDS encoding urease subunit beta: MHLSPRELDKLQLHQAGFLAQKRLARGLRLNHPEAVALLATQLLELIRDGRSVQELMQLGRRMLGRRQVLPGVAELVPEVQVEGTFEDGTKLVTVHHPIAAEQGDLALALHGSFLPVPDPAVFAAPAEEEPVPGELLPAPGELTLNAGREAITLTVTNLADRPIQVGSHYHFVEANPYLRFDRRRAYGRRLDVPAGMAVRFEPGETKRVPLVEIAGARVIRGGNGLADGPVSPEGLEAAMAKVAALGFAHQEEAE, translated from the coding sequence ATGCACCTCAGTCCACGCGAGCTCGACAAGCTCCAGCTCCACCAGGCCGGCTTCCTGGCGCAGAAGCGGCTCGCCCGCGGCCTGCGCCTCAACCACCCCGAGGCGGTGGCGCTCCTCGCCACCCAGCTCCTCGAGCTGATTCGCGACGGCCGCTCGGTGCAGGAGCTGATGCAGCTCGGCCGCCGGATGCTCGGCCGGCGCCAGGTGCTCCCCGGCGTGGCCGAGCTCGTGCCGGAGGTGCAGGTGGAGGGGACCTTCGAGGACGGCACCAAGCTCGTCACCGTCCACCACCCCATCGCCGCCGAGCAGGGCGACCTCGCGCTGGCGCTCCACGGCAGCTTCCTGCCGGTCCCCGACCCGGCGGTCTTCGCCGCGCCGGCGGAGGAGGAGCCGGTGCCGGGCGAGCTGCTCCCCGCGCCGGGCGAGCTCACGCTCAACGCCGGCCGCGAGGCGATCACGCTCACCGTCACCAACCTCGCCGACCGCCCGATCCAGGTCGGGAGCCACTACCACTTCGTCGAGGCGAACCCGTACCTCCGCTTCGACCGGCGGCGCGCCTACGGCCGCCGGCTCGACGTCCCGGCCGGCATGGCGGTCCGGTTCGAGCCGGGCGAGACGAAGCGGGTGCCGCTGGTGGAGATCGCCGGCGCGCGCGTCATCCGCGGCGGCAACGGCCTCGCCGACGGACCGGTCTCGCCCGAGGGGCTCGAGGCCGCCATGGCGAAGGTGGCGGCGCTCGGCTTCGCGCACCAGGAGGAGGCGGAATGA
- the ureC gene encoding urease subunit alpha, with translation MRTLDRRHYAEIYGPTTGDRVRLGDTALVAEVERDLTSYGDECKFGGGKVLRDGMGQAAGVPDDEALDLVITNALILDHTGVYKADVGVKGGRIAGIGKAGNPDVMAGVTPGMVVGAGTEALAGEGLILTAGGIDSHIHFICPQQAEEAIASGITTFVGGGTGPATGTKATTCTPGALQTEWMLQACDALPLNVALLGKGNSSRPEGLVEQILAGAAGLKLHEDWGTTPAAIDACLRVAEDHDVQVAIHTDTLNESSCAEQTIAAFAGRTIHTFHSEGAGGGHAPDILRVCGEPNVLPSSTNPTRPFTVNTLEEHLDMLMVCHHLDPSIPEDVAFAESRIRGETIAAEDLLHDMGAISMMSSDSQAMGRVGEVIARTWQTADKLRRQRGRLPEERGENDNLRIRRYLAKYTINPAVAHGLSHLVGSVEVGKLADLVLWSPAFFGAKPELVLKGGFVSWSQMGDANASIPTPQPVRMRPMFGALGRARGATSVAFVSRAAAEAGVGARLGLAKRVEAVRGCRGLGKKDMRLNDALPALRVDPETYEVTADGVSLTCAPAARVALARRYFLF, from the coding sequence ATGAGGACCCTCGACCGGCGGCACTACGCGGAGATCTACGGGCCGACCACCGGCGACCGGGTCCGGCTCGGCGACACCGCGCTCGTGGCCGAGGTGGAGCGCGACCTCACGAGCTACGGCGACGAGTGCAAGTTCGGCGGCGGCAAGGTGCTGCGCGACGGCATGGGCCAGGCGGCGGGCGTCCCCGACGACGAGGCCCTCGACCTCGTCATCACCAACGCGCTGATCCTCGACCACACCGGCGTCTACAAGGCCGACGTGGGCGTGAAGGGCGGCCGGATCGCCGGGATCGGCAAGGCCGGGAACCCCGACGTCATGGCGGGGGTCACGCCCGGCATGGTGGTCGGCGCCGGGACCGAGGCGCTCGCGGGCGAGGGGCTCATCCTCACGGCCGGCGGGATCGACAGCCACATCCACTTCATCTGCCCGCAGCAGGCGGAGGAGGCGATCGCGAGCGGCATCACCACCTTCGTCGGCGGCGGCACCGGCCCGGCGACCGGCACCAAGGCCACCACCTGCACCCCCGGCGCGCTCCAGACGGAGTGGATGCTGCAGGCCTGCGACGCCTTGCCGCTCAACGTGGCGCTGCTCGGCAAGGGCAACAGCTCCCGGCCCGAGGGGCTCGTGGAGCAGATCCTGGCCGGCGCGGCGGGCCTGAAGCTGCACGAGGACTGGGGCACGACGCCAGCCGCCATCGACGCCTGCCTGCGCGTCGCCGAGGACCACGACGTCCAGGTGGCGATCCACACCGACACCCTCAACGAGTCCTCCTGCGCCGAGCAGACCATCGCCGCCTTCGCCGGGCGCACCATCCACACCTTCCACAGCGAGGGGGCCGGCGGCGGCCACGCCCCGGACATCCTGCGGGTCTGCGGGGAGCCGAACGTGCTCCCCTCCTCCACCAACCCCACCCGGCCCTTCACCGTGAACACGCTCGAGGAGCACCTCGACATGCTCATGGTCTGCCACCACCTCGACCCGTCCATCCCGGAGGACGTGGCCTTCGCCGAGAGCCGCATCCGCGGCGAGACCATCGCCGCCGAGGACCTGCTCCACGACATGGGCGCGATCAGCATGATGTCCTCCGACTCGCAGGCGATGGGGCGGGTCGGCGAGGTGATCGCGCGGACCTGGCAGACCGCCGACAAGCTGCGGCGGCAGCGCGGGCGGCTCCCGGAGGAGCGCGGCGAGAACGACAACCTCCGCATCCGGCGCTACCTCGCGAAGTACACCATCAACCCGGCCGTCGCCCACGGCCTCTCGCACCTCGTCGGCTCGGTGGAGGTGGGGAAGCTCGCCGACCTCGTGCTCTGGAGCCCGGCCTTCTTCGGCGCCAAGCCCGAGCTGGTCCTGAAGGGCGGCTTCGTCTCCTGGTCGCAGATGGGCGACGCCAACGCGTCCATCCCCACCCCGCAGCCGGTCCGGATGCGCCCCATGTTCGGCGCGCTGGGCCGGGCGCGCGGCGCCACCTCGGTCGCCTTCGTCTCCCGCGCGGCCGCCGAGGCCGGGGTGGGCGCGCGGCTCGGCCTCGCGAAGCGGGTCGAGGCGGTGCGCGGCTGCCGGGGGCTCGGGAAGAAGGACATGCGGCTCAACGACGCCCTCCCCGCCCTCCGCGTGGACCCCGAGACCTACGAGGTGACCGCCGACGGCGTGTCGCTCACCTGCGCGCCGGCGGCCCGCGTCGCCCTGGCGCGCCGCTACTTCCTCTTCTGA
- a CDS encoding Kelch repeat-containing protein encodes MLATALLSACDPGSGTVPPAASGALQVTVALTGEADQSGVQLSLTGPTTAAATTDAAGQRQFSGLLPGTYLVVASAPWTVERSVSATATVVAGQTAQAPALTLSPIGDVTGQVTLQGAASSSGVLVTIPGTQLAATTAADGTYRISGASPGPRTLLAAASGYASATAAVTVAYGRTVGAPAMSLSPDTSLPPVLDVARLQIVRKPMGQDDAVAGAAGALPGMASSNLLERPAKVNLRSAAGALLATAVPAADGSFPETAIPASDGSAGNAAPREVFASAVSQAGVESAPVSIPAGRDLDGPVGDGARLGFARRDLLSFDGVAGHAGAFVDASALTAIRLYLPDGTLLGATPAAADGGFAEVPLGPPFLPAGAITPARLLAAGVDKCGNEGARVEVQVGRDTAGPAGDGAQVSIHRRALGLQDGVSGGAAAFAAGCFVATVDVATSPALPPGADLVAQGSAAAADGSFLEIPVGTLSASYPRLWVSATDKCGLSSSAAVEALNADVTPPVIDPTLVVYALQPGGATAVHGLSGAVVDPTFLAVREVDLLHPGTGAPLAAPFPAAADGSFADQAVGPVPGDRVRVVATDKAGNTAAAALSRRVSALLTVAGRDRHAPLTPLSGALYAFSAPFDPRQAGPGDALLLGDEVSAADAAAAALRDGVVIPTPAAVPGAVLGGGWSLLSGGARAHVAGALDSLRGRLVVFGGWDGAQVLDETLELDPLSGTWTAAAPSGGVKPPPRSNAAMVDLGTGSVLLFGGLDGAGAPLGDTWSWDGAAWTELALAGAPPARFDASLALDVMRQAVVLFGGTGAAGALGDTWSYDLAGGWSEVPVAPAPPARSGAAMAYVQTVQRCVLFGGLGAAGDRLGDSWQFDGAGWTQQPVPPTLTARSGAAMTYDANAGVAVLQGGQPSSVGLETWRFDGSRWTQGPDLPAGPRSSHVLAWYPGTLGADVPRVLLAGDALPDQLAVWSYASNAWSGYPTAPAVPAARARAPFVFDGTQRALFAHGNGTDPSPAASDAWTFDASGWHQGTADVPVLAAGAMAFDAARGVTVLHGCTADASPTCATWELDGTSFQQRAPAHLPSARGGHALAWDAARGVTVLFGGVDASGALLAETWTWDGNDWTELQPASPPPARAYGGLAFDGRRGVTVLFGGLGGGAQPLQDTWELGAGGWTSRAPAGSPPASGSPALAYDPLASRTVLVDDDGAAWEWDGASWTRPALPAGGLRSPGPRTAAALAWSPAAGALALLGGSASTLPGDLPLNLDLGDLWQLDRRTPSATTAAQVALFAVDAQATLTGASASYAGAGRGDLTAGGLASGAATYGVDLLAWDWIAGTWVALGTTSGTEAAPGAIDAPLPSLSGNFVQQGRIALLAVPSQPSSPPGGAGIPSDLWTDWIGLQVDYLLP; translated from the coding sequence TTGCTGGCGACCGCCCTCCTCTCCGCCTGCGATCCCGGCAGCGGCACCGTGCCGCCGGCGGCCAGCGGCGCGCTCCAGGTGACGGTGGCGCTCACCGGGGAGGCCGACCAGTCGGGGGTGCAGCTCTCGCTCACCGGTCCGACCACGGCCGCCGCCACCACCGACGCGGCGGGGCAGCGCCAGTTCTCCGGGCTCCTCCCCGGAACCTACCTCGTGGTCGCCAGCGCGCCGTGGACGGTCGAGCGGAGCGTCTCGGCGACCGCGACCGTCGTCGCCGGCCAGACCGCCCAGGCGCCCGCGCTCACCCTCTCCCCGATCGGCGACGTCACCGGGCAGGTCACGCTGCAGGGCGCCGCGAGCTCGAGCGGCGTGCTGGTCACGATCCCCGGCACCCAGCTCGCCGCCACCACGGCCGCCGACGGGACCTACCGCATCTCCGGCGCCAGCCCCGGGCCGCGGACGCTCCTCGCCGCCGCCTCCGGCTACGCCAGCGCCACCGCGGCGGTGACCGTCGCGTACGGCCGGACCGTGGGCGCGCCCGCGATGTCGCTCTCGCCCGACACCTCCCTCCCCCCCGTCCTCGACGTCGCCAGGCTCCAGATCGTCCGCAAGCCGATGGGGCAGGACGACGCCGTCGCGGGGGCGGCCGGGGCGCTCCCCGGCATGGCCTCCTCGAACCTCCTCGAGCGCCCGGCCAAGGTCAACCTGCGCAGCGCCGCCGGCGCGCTGCTCGCCACCGCGGTCCCGGCCGCCGACGGGTCCTTCCCCGAGACGGCGATCCCGGCCAGCGACGGCTCCGCCGGGAACGCGGCGCCGCGAGAGGTCTTCGCCTCGGCGGTGAGCCAGGCGGGCGTCGAGAGCGCCCCGGTGAGCATCCCGGCGGGCCGCGATCTCGACGGCCCCGTGGGCGACGGCGCGCGGCTCGGCTTCGCCCGGCGCGACCTGCTCTCCTTCGACGGCGTCGCCGGGCACGCCGGCGCGTTCGTCGACGCGAGCGCGCTCACCGCGATCCGCCTCTACCTGCCGGACGGCACGCTCCTCGGCGCGACGCCGGCCGCCGCGGACGGCGGCTTCGCCGAGGTGCCGCTCGGCCCGCCCTTCCTCCCGGCCGGCGCGATCACCCCCGCCCGCCTGCTGGCGGCGGGCGTGGACAAGTGCGGCAACGAGGGGGCGCGGGTCGAGGTGCAGGTGGGGCGCGACACCGCCGGCCCGGCCGGCGACGGTGCGCAGGTCTCGATCCACCGGCGCGCGCTCGGCCTGCAGGACGGCGTGAGCGGCGGCGCGGCCGCGTTCGCCGCCGGCTGCTTCGTGGCGACCGTGGACGTGGCGACCTCGCCCGCCCTCCCCCCCGGCGCCGATCTCGTCGCCCAGGGGAGCGCGGCGGCGGCCGACGGCAGCTTCCTCGAGATCCCGGTCGGCACCCTGAGCGCGAGCTACCCCCGGCTCTGGGTGAGCGCGACCGACAAGTGCGGCCTCTCCTCGAGCGCCGCCGTCGAGGCGCTCAACGCCGACGTGACCCCGCCCGTGATCGATCCGACGCTCGTGGTCTACGCGCTCCAGCCCGGCGGCGCGACCGCGGTGCACGGCCTCTCCGGCGCGGTCGTGGACCCGACCTTCCTGGCGGTCCGCGAGGTGGACCTCCTCCACCCCGGCACCGGCGCGCCGCTCGCCGCCCCCTTCCCCGCCGCCGCCGACGGCAGCTTCGCGGACCAGGCGGTGGGCCCGGTCCCGGGCGACCGGGTGCGGGTGGTGGCCACCGACAAGGCCGGCAACACCGCCGCGGCCGCGCTGTCGCGCCGGGTGAGCGCGCTGCTCACGGTGGCGGGGCGCGACCGCCACGCGCCGCTCACGCCGCTCTCGGGCGCGCTCTACGCCTTCAGCGCCCCCTTCGACCCCCGGCAGGCCGGCCCGGGCGACGCGCTCCTCCTCGGGGACGAGGTCTCGGCCGCCGACGCGGCGGCCGCGGCGCTGCGGGACGGGGTCGTGATCCCCACGCCCGCGGCGGTGCCCGGCGCCGTCCTCGGCGGCGGCTGGAGCCTCCTCTCCGGCGGGGCGCGCGCCCACGTCGCCGGCGCCCTCGACTCGCTCCGCGGCCGGCTGGTGGTCTTCGGCGGCTGGGACGGGGCGCAGGTGCTCGACGAGACGCTGGAGCTCGACCCGCTCTCCGGGACCTGGACCGCGGCGGCGCCGTCGGGCGGGGTGAAGCCGCCGCCGCGCTCCAACGCCGCCATGGTGGACCTCGGGACCGGCAGCGTGCTGCTCTTCGGCGGCCTCGACGGCGCCGGCGCGCCGCTCGGCGACACCTGGTCCTGGGACGGCGCCGCCTGGACCGAGCTCGCGCTCGCGGGGGCGCCCCCGGCCCGCTTCGACGCCTCGCTCGCCCTCGACGTGATGCGGCAGGCGGTGGTGCTCTTCGGCGGCACCGGCGCCGCCGGGGCGCTCGGCGACACCTGGTCCTACGATCTCGCCGGCGGCTGGTCGGAGGTCCCCGTGGCGCCCGCGCCGCCGGCCCGCTCCGGGGCCGCCATGGCCTACGTGCAGACGGTCCAGCGCTGCGTGCTCTTCGGCGGCCTGGGCGCCGCCGGCGACCGGCTCGGCGACTCGTGGCAGTTCGACGGCGCGGGCTGGACGCAGCAGCCGGTCCCGCCCACCCTGACCGCGCGCAGCGGCGCCGCGATGACCTACGACGCCAACGCGGGGGTGGCCGTGCTGCAGGGCGGGCAGCCCTCCAGCGTGGGGCTCGAGACCTGGCGGTTCGACGGCTCGCGCTGGACGCAGGGGCCGGACCTCCCCGCCGGCCCCCGCTCTTCCCACGTGCTCGCCTGGTACCCCGGGACCCTCGGCGCCGACGTGCCCCGGGTGCTCCTCGCCGGCGACGCGCTCCCCGACCAGCTCGCGGTCTGGAGCTACGCCTCGAACGCCTGGTCCGGCTATCCCACCGCGCCCGCGGTCCCGGCGGCGCGCGCCCGGGCCCCCTTCGTCTTCGACGGGACCCAGCGGGCCCTCTTCGCGCACGGCAACGGCACCGATCCGAGCCCCGCCGCCAGCGACGCCTGGACCTTCGACGCGTCCGGCTGGCACCAGGGCACGGCGGACGTGCCGGTCCTCGCGGCCGGGGCCATGGCCTTCGACGCCGCCCGCGGCGTGACGGTGCTCCACGGCTGCACCGCCGACGCGAGCCCGACCTGCGCCACCTGGGAGCTCGACGGGACCTCCTTCCAGCAGCGCGCCCCGGCCCACCTGCCGAGCGCCCGCGGCGGGCACGCCCTCGCCTGGGACGCGGCGCGCGGGGTGACGGTGCTCTTCGGCGGCGTGGACGCGAGCGGCGCGCTGCTCGCCGAGACCTGGACCTGGGACGGGAACGACTGGACCGAGCTCCAGCCGGCGAGCCCGCCCCCGGCCCGGGCGTACGGCGGCCTCGCCTTCGACGGCCGCCGCGGCGTGACGGTGCTCTTCGGCGGGCTCGGGGGCGGCGCCCAGCCGCTCCAGGACACCTGGGAGCTGGGCGCCGGCGGCTGGACCTCGCGGGCGCCCGCCGGGAGCCCGCCGGCCTCCGGCTCGCCCGCGCTCGCCTACGACCCCCTCGCCAGCCGCACCGTGCTCGTGGACGACGACGGCGCGGCCTGGGAGTGGGACGGCGCGAGCTGGACGCGCCCGGCCCTGCCGGCCGGCGGGCTCCGCTCGCCGGGCCCGCGCACCGCCGCGGCCCTGGCCTGGAGCCCCGCCGCCGGCGCGCTCGCGCTCCTCGGCGGCTCGGCCTCGACCTTGCCGGGCGACCTGCCGCTCAACCTCGACCTCGGCGATCTCTGGCAGCTCGATCGCCGGACGCCGTCCGCCACCACCGCCGCCCAGGTCGCCCTCTTCGCCGTGGACGCGCAGGCGACGCTCACCGGCGCCTCGGCGAGCTACGCCGGCGCCGGCCGCGGCGACCTCACCGCCGGCGGGCTGGCGAGCGGCGCCGCGACCTACGGGGTGGACCTCCTGGCCTGGGACTGGATCGCCGGGACCTGGGTCGCGCTCGGGACCACCTCCGGCACCGAGGCGGCGCCGGGGGCGATCGACGCGCCCCTGCCGTCGCTGTCCGGCAACTTCGTCCAGCAGGGGCGGATCGCGCTCCTGGCGGTGCCGAGCCAGCCCTCCTCGCCGCCCGGAGGCGCCGGGATCCCGAGCGATCTCTGGACGGACTGGATCGGCCTGCAGGTGGACTACCTGCTGCCCTGA
- a CDS encoding urease accessory protein UreF encodes MRAADLALWQLADSAFPAGGFAHSGGLEAAAQLGLVRGAAGLRAFAVEALWQAGHLTLPFVLAAQADPAAHAALDRRLDAQLVAAVANRASREQGQGLWRAAAAAFGGEPARLAGEVARDGLPGHLPVALGAVAGALGLERLQAGRLHLFLVLRGVLSAAVRLGAAGPLEAQGLQAALAPALEEALAACEARSPSEAALTSPLLELAQAQADRLYSRLFRS; translated from the coding sequence ATGCGCGCCGCCGACCTCGCGCTCTGGCAGCTCGCCGACTCGGCCTTCCCGGCCGGCGGCTTCGCCCACTCCGGGGGGCTCGAGGCCGCCGCGCAGCTCGGGCTCGTGCGCGGGGCCGCGGGGCTCCGCGCCTTCGCGGTGGAGGCGCTCTGGCAGGCCGGCCACCTCACCCTCCCCTTCGTCCTGGCGGCCCAGGCGGACCCCGCCGCCCACGCCGCCCTCGACCGCCGGCTCGACGCCCAGCTCGTGGCCGCGGTCGCGAACCGGGCCAGCCGCGAGCAGGGGCAGGGGCTCTGGCGCGCCGCGGCCGCGGCCTTCGGCGGCGAGCCGGCGCGCCTCGCCGGGGAGGTGGCGCGCGACGGGCTCCCCGGCCACCTCCCGGTCGCCCTCGGCGCCGTCGCCGGCGCGCTCGGGCTCGAGCGCCTGCAGGCGGGCCGGCTGCACCTCTTCCTCGTCCTGCGCGGCGTGCTCTCGGCCGCGGTGCGGCTCGGCGCGGCGGGGCCGCTCGAGGCGCAGGGGCTCCAGGCCGCGCTCGCCCCGGCCCTCGAGGAGGCCCTCGCCGCCTGCGAGGCGCGCTCGCCCTCCGAGGCCGCCCTCACCTCACCCCTCCTCGAGCTCGCCCAGGCCCAGGCCGACCGGCTCTACTCGAGGCTCTTCCGGAGCTGA
- the purU gene encoding formyltetrahydrofolate deformylase produces MKTDPRAVLLIQCPDRPGLVAAISSFLFAHGANITDLDQHSTDAEPGAYFMRLELQTGGLDVTLDRLRELFELQVARPYAMQWRLDLCSERKKVAVLVSRHDHALLELLWQFQRGDLAADLSLVISNHPDLRAAVEGFGVRFEHVPNDRSQRPQAEARMLELLADADVVVLARYMQIVSEDFAARFQNRLINIHHSFLPAFVGADPYRQAFERGVKIVGATAHYVTAELDAGPIIEQDVARVSHRHAVEDLKALGRDLERRVLARAVRWHCEDRVIVHGNKTVVFA; encoded by the coding sequence GTGAAGACCGATCCCCGCGCCGTCCTGCTCATCCAGTGCCCCGACCGGCCCGGCCTCGTGGCCGCCATCTCCAGCTTCCTGTTCGCCCACGGGGCCAACATCACCGACCTCGACCAGCACTCGACCGACGCCGAGCCCGGCGCCTACTTCATGCGGCTCGAGCTGCAGACGGGCGGGCTCGACGTGACCCTGGACCGGCTGCGCGAGCTGTTCGAGCTCCAGGTGGCGCGCCCGTACGCGATGCAGTGGCGGCTCGACCTCTGCTCGGAGCGCAAGAAGGTGGCGGTGCTGGTGTCCCGGCACGACCACGCGCTGCTCGAGCTGCTCTGGCAGTTCCAGCGCGGCGACCTCGCGGCCGACCTGTCCCTCGTGATCTCGAACCACCCCGACCTCCGGGCGGCGGTGGAGGGCTTCGGCGTGCGCTTCGAGCACGTGCCGAACGATCGGAGCCAGCGGCCCCAGGCCGAGGCCCGCATGCTCGAGCTCCTCGCCGACGCCGACGTGGTGGTGCTCGCCCGCTACATGCAGATCGTCTCCGAGGACTTCGCGGCGCGGTTCCAGAACCGGCTCATCAACATCCACCACTCCTTCCTCCCCGCCTTCGTCGGCGCCGACCCGTACCGGCAGGCCTTCGAGCGCGGGGTGAAGATCGTCGGCGCGACGGCCCACTACGTGACCGCGGAGCTCGACGCCGGGCCCATCATCGAGCAGGACGTGGCGCGGGTCTCCCACCGGCACGCGGTGGAGGACCTGAAGGCCCTCGGGCGCGACCTGGAGCGGCGGGTGCTGGCGCGCGCCGTCCGCTGGCACTGCGAGGACCGGGTCATCGTCCACGGCAACAAGACCGTGGTCTTCGCGTAG
- a CDS encoding cytochrome c biogenesis protein: protein MQSLTFWAAVTCYAVASVLFFLSVALRGVRTGLAARVVVAVGLLPHAVSLALRWAEVGHGPYSTRYEVISSNVLVLVAAWLGASALARGLRPLGAFVAPVAFLAMGWAVMTFGVKAEVPIIFKSYWLALHIGFAKLFGMSMMLSAGCAAAYLLRTRPSAAPARREAAARLGRYAHQLLLVAFFLLGVMIAAGALWAHQSWGRYWGWDPIETSSLVTWLVLGMILHLGSLHGWSGRRLAWLNFVALGFAIVTVYVVAMVVPTIHNSYLIAR from the coding sequence ATGCAGAGCCTTACCTTCTGGGCAGCCGTCACCTGCTACGCTGTCGCCTCCGTCCTGTTCTTCCTCTCGGTCGCCCTGCGGGGCGTCCGGACCGGTCTGGCGGCGAGGGTCGTGGTGGCGGTGGGTCTGCTGCCGCACGCGGTCTCCCTGGCCCTCCGCTGGGCGGAGGTCGGCCACGGGCCGTACAGCACCCGGTACGAGGTGATCTCGAGCAACGTGCTGGTGCTGGTCGCGGCCTGGCTCGGCGCGAGCGCCTTGGCGCGAGGCCTGCGCCCGCTCGGCGCCTTCGTCGCTCCCGTCGCCTTCCTGGCCATGGGCTGGGCCGTCATGACCTTCGGGGTGAAGGCCGAGGTCCCGATCATCTTCAAGTCGTACTGGCTCGCGCTGCACATCGGCTTCGCCAAGCTGTTCGGCATGAGCATGATGCTGTCCGCCGGCTGCGCCGCCGCGTACCTCCTCCGCACGCGCCCGTCGGCCGCGCCCGCCCGCAGGGAGGCCGCGGCGCGGCTCGGGCGCTACGCGCACCAGCTCCTGCTCGTGGCCTTCTTCCTGCTCGGGGTGATGATCGCGGCCGGCGCGCTCTGGGCGCACCAGTCCTGGGGCCGCTACTGGGGCTGGGATCCCATCGAGACGAGCTCGCTCGTCACCTGGCTCGTCCTCGGCATGATCCTGCACCTGGGCTCGCTCCACGGCTGGTCGGGGCGGCGCCTGGCCTGGCTCAACTTCGTCGCCCTCGGCTTCGCCATCGTGACCGTGTACGTCGTCGCGATGGTCGTGCCGACCATCCACAACTCCTACCTGATCGCTCGCTGA